From Apis mellifera strain DH4 linkage group LG5, Amel_HAv3.1, whole genome shotgun sequence, the proteins below share one genomic window:
- the LOC551747 gene encoding basic-leucine zipper transcription factor A, with product MTEGGATRMKRNGARLFKNPPQPHMCIQDFIQGTAVPCYVNVLSWEKIAMPLKPSQPVPFYGGMRVRPPRTKTEAVIFAVMANPEVLRISGKNAQDPKKRTSLIELLLDFVERMNAGVIFMRQYTILKDRDITGELKEVWNAVQARRDMEQPPPQQETWIDAQPPVPQYPQYQDHQQQDYTSQPPQYHSSIAYGRVMSNEGMHYESYGHQPQNPVISQNDQLYQSGQLVPQQYHGNVPRITPIASRDRRDNIVQNIPQQNCPAYPSQQYQFQQLPRQMVPQYVNSNVHPNASLNYGPTTNSNVNPAMNTNLAPPFQPYITYQQRIDNAMHIDMRRMQPQQQQIHLNHVQPVPQYEPATPYNVQTNSSINVLTIRVGRPHMGVAQKNNASKRQMNSPTHSKQSSCTNCQNKDMSDNGTKPKSPVKVLQRELPSNDRQDINNHILTTNNKIGIEKNSIEETKNVQVTDLDEEIKKTDTSNNETPELPRKPNDTHTLDSTLANTERDAMSFIDDNTTFEEKQQEIKNTDIPNGQNLSDQKHSKSKAIVMKGNKHKENTENNRTIRIRFVSDQKNDSPKRSQTVNNIIKSVFKIHPGMSAEETSSKRKTNGQAKNNSKINGENEEIQQGYTILKKTESTTQEEIASELAQLSIQDCKDATEVSPVLS from the exons ATGACAGAAGGTGGTGCAACTAGAATGAAGCGCAATGGCGCTCGTTTGTTTAAAAATCCTCCTCAGCCCCATATGTGTATACAAGATTTCATAcag GGCACTGCTGTCCCATGTTATGTAAATGTTTTATCATGGGAAAAAATTGCAATGCCATTGAAACCTTCACAGCCTGTACCGTTTTATGGTGGAATGAGAGTCCGACCACCACGTACAAAAACAGAAGCTGTAATATTTGCAGTAATGGCTAATCCAGAAGTTCTTCGAATTAGTGGTAAAAACGCTCAAGATCCAAAG AAGCGTACCAGTTTAATAGAACTTTTACTAGATTTTGTGGAAAGGATGAATGCAGGTGTAATTTTTATGcgacaatatacaatattgaaaGATCGGGATATTACTGGTGAATTAAAAGAAGTTTGGAATGCAGTACAAGCAAGGCGAGATATGGAGCAACCTCCTCCACAGCAAGAAACTTGGATCGACGCGCAGCCACCCGTTCCTCAGTATCCTCAGTATCAAGATCATCAACAACAAGATTACACATCACAACCTCCACAATATCATTCAAGTATAGCGTATGGTAGGGTAATGAGTAATGAAGGTATGCATTATGAAAGCTATGGTCATCAACCTCAAAATCCAGTTATTTCACAAAACGATCAATTATATCAATCCGGGCAATTAGTACCACAACAGTATCATGGAAACGTTCCTCGGATTACACCAATTGCTTCTAGAGATCGTAGAGATAATATAGTACAGAATATTCCTCAACAAAACTGCCCTGCATATCCATCCCAACAGTATCAATTTCAACAATTGCCTAGGCAAATGGTACCACAATATGTAAATTCAAATGTTCATCCTAATGCCAGTCTTAATTATGGGCCAACTACAAACTCTAATGTTAATCCAGCTATGAATACAAATCTAGCACCACCTTTTCAACCATATATAACTTATCAACAGCGAATTGATAATGCAATGCATATTGATATGCGCAGAATGCAACCACAACAGCaacaaatacatttaaatcatGTACAACCTGTTCCACAATATGAACCAGCAACACCATATAATGTTCAAACAAATTCGTCGATTAACGTTCTTACAATTAGAGTAGGTAGACCACATATGGGTGTTGCTCAGAAGAATAACGCTAGTAAAAGACAAATGAATTCTCCTACTCATTCAAAACAATCTTCTTGTACAAATTGCCAGAACAAAGATATGTCTGATAATGGCACAAAACCGAAAAGTCCTGTTAAAGTTTTACAACGGGAATTGCCATCGAATGATCgacaagatataaataatcatatactCACtaccaataataaaataggtattgaaaaaaattctattgaaGAAACAAAGAATGTGCAAGTCACTGATTTAGAtgaagaaatcaaaaaaactGATACTTCTAATAACGAAACACCCGAATTACCTAGAAAACCAAATGATACTCATACTTTAGACTCAACATTAGCGAATACAGAACGAGATGCAATGAGTTTTATTGACGACAACACTACTTTCGAAGAGAAacaacaagaaataaaaaatacggaTATTCCAAATGGCCAAAATTTATCTGATCAAAAGCATTCAAAATCAAAAGCGATTGTAATGAAAGGAAACAAACACAAGGAAAATACGGAAAATAACAGAACAATTCGTATTAGATTTGTTTCTGATCAGAAAAACGATAGTCCGAAACGTTCTCAAacagttaataatattattaagagcgtttttaaaattcatccaGGTATGTCTGCTGAAGAAACGTCAAGTAAACGAAAAACTAATGGCCAagctaaaaataattctaagatTAATGGTGAAAATGAAGAGATACAGCAaggatatacaatattaaaaaaaacagagTCTACTACTCAGGAAGAAATAGCGAGCGAATTAGCTCAATTATCCATTCAAGACTGCAAAGATGCGACCGAAGTTAGTCCCGTGCTCTCGTGA
- the LOC726260 gene encoding uncharacterized protein LOC726260 isoform X1: MKESIPLFLYTKMRGKNEQKHGYSEKEVDFTDVVELKLQTLLKEGASTFMDFEWLEPKLPSFFDEKKFLLGQQMFYNNAFTMMIAKLCGLLSLFTIPSIKNVLMFTGQSSTLCAAFHRYVSTIFHNWIWYGKRPGIEKEFLESLKIVRKKHCIAFRRSSEAGLNRVSQLDMALTQFGFMGFTLLGGDYLGVNNNFEELEGLIHFWRVIGNMLGMEDKYNICSGSVEETLILCRRLLDEVFLPSLASSDKDFEEMSRVLIESLWCVNPYLNSTAFIQFTLIFASSIATNNNHSLKIAPSNMSWYSRFILNLQLFTHKYLLSSSYWWSRFFRLFFNSQIRLAIYLTENLPFLAFWNYGIKHSYVNIYKYHVNIRS; encoded by the exons A tgaaAGAATCGATTCCGTTATTCCTCTATACGAAAATGAGGGGAAAAAATGAGCAAAAACATGGATATTCAGAAAAAGAAGTGGACTTCACAG aTGTAGTAGAATTAAAACTGCAGACGCTTTTAAAAGAAGGAGCAAGTACTTTTATGGATTTCGAATGGCTGGAACCAAAATTGCCGTCCtttttcgacgaaaaaaaatttcttcttggtCAGCAGATGTTTTATAACAACGCTTTCACCATGATGATTGCCAAACTATGtggattattatctttattcacTATTCCATCGATCAAGAATGTTTTAATGTTCACTGGACAAAGTAGTACACTATGTGCCGCGTTTCATAGATACGTATCCACTATTTTCCACAATTGGATTTGGTATGGAAAAAGACCCGGTATAGAAAAAGA aTTTCTCGAGTCGTTGAAAATTGTGCGAAAAAAACATTGCATAGCGTTTCGAAGAAGTTCAGAAGCAGGGCTAAACAGAGTCTCGCAACTGGATATGGCATTGACTCAATTTGGATTCATGGGTTTCACCCTTTTGGGCGGTGACTATCTTGGGGTGAATAACAATTTCGAGGAACTAGAAGGACTGATTCACTTCTGGCGAGTCATTGGCAATATGTTGGGCATGGAAGACAA ATACAACATATGCAGTGGAAGCGTTGAAGAAACACTTATTCTTTGTAGACGACTTCTAGACGAAGTTTTCCTTCCATCACTCGCATCTAGTGATAAAGATTTCGAGGAAATGAGTCGTGTTTTAATCGAATCTCTATGGTGTGTGAATCCTTATTTGAATTCAACCGCTTTCATCCAATTCACACTTATTTTTGCATCAAGTATTGCtacgaataataatcattcgttaaaaatag cTCCGTCAAATATGTCGTGGTACAGCAGGTTTATATTGAATCTTCAGTTATTTACACACAAATACCTGCTATCATCTTCTTATTGGTGGTCCAGATTCTTCAGGCTGTTCTTCAATAGTCAAATTCGATTGGCGATTTATTTGACGGAAAATTTGCCATTTCTGGCTTTCTGGAACTACGGTATAAAACATTCTTacgtcaatatatataaatatcacgtCAATATCCGATCTTAA
- the LOC726260 gene encoding uncharacterized protein LOC726260 isoform X2, which produces MRGKNEQKHGYSEKEVDFTDVVELKLQTLLKEGASTFMDFEWLEPKLPSFFDEKKFLLGQQMFYNNAFTMMIAKLCGLLSLFTIPSIKNVLMFTGQSSTLCAAFHRYVSTIFHNWIWYGKRPGIEKEFLESLKIVRKKHCIAFRRSSEAGLNRVSQLDMALTQFGFMGFTLLGGDYLGVNNNFEELEGLIHFWRVIGNMLGMEDKYNICSGSVEETLILCRRLLDEVFLPSLASSDKDFEEMSRVLIESLWCVNPYLNSTAFIQFTLIFASSIATNNNHSLKIAPSNMSWYSRFILNLQLFTHKYLLSSSYWWSRFFRLFFNSQIRLAIYLTENLPFLAFWNYGIKHSYVNIYKYHVNIRS; this is translated from the exons ATGAGGGGAAAAAATGAGCAAAAACATGGATATTCAGAAAAAGAAGTGGACTTCACAG aTGTAGTAGAATTAAAACTGCAGACGCTTTTAAAAGAAGGAGCAAGTACTTTTATGGATTTCGAATGGCTGGAACCAAAATTGCCGTCCtttttcgacgaaaaaaaatttcttcttggtCAGCAGATGTTTTATAACAACGCTTTCACCATGATGATTGCCAAACTATGtggattattatctttattcacTATTCCATCGATCAAGAATGTTTTAATGTTCACTGGACAAAGTAGTACACTATGTGCCGCGTTTCATAGATACGTATCCACTATTTTCCACAATTGGATTTGGTATGGAAAAAGACCCGGTATAGAAAAAGA aTTTCTCGAGTCGTTGAAAATTGTGCGAAAAAAACATTGCATAGCGTTTCGAAGAAGTTCAGAAGCAGGGCTAAACAGAGTCTCGCAACTGGATATGGCATTGACTCAATTTGGATTCATGGGTTTCACCCTTTTGGGCGGTGACTATCTTGGGGTGAATAACAATTTCGAGGAACTAGAAGGACTGATTCACTTCTGGCGAGTCATTGGCAATATGTTGGGCATGGAAGACAA ATACAACATATGCAGTGGAAGCGTTGAAGAAACACTTATTCTTTGTAGACGACTTCTAGACGAAGTTTTCCTTCCATCACTCGCATCTAGTGATAAAGATTTCGAGGAAATGAGTCGTGTTTTAATCGAATCTCTATGGTGTGTGAATCCTTATTTGAATTCAACCGCTTTCATCCAATTCACACTTATTTTTGCATCAAGTATTGCtacgaataataatcattcgttaaaaatag cTCCGTCAAATATGTCGTGGTACAGCAGGTTTATATTGAATCTTCAGTTATTTACACACAAATACCTGCTATCATCTTCTTATTGGTGGTCCAGATTCTTCAGGCTGTTCTTCAATAGTCAAATTCGATTGGCGATTTATTTGACGGAAAATTTGCCATTTCTGGCTTTCTGGAACTACGGTATAAAACATTCTTacgtcaatatatataaatatcacgtCAATATCCGATCTTAA
- the LOC726260 gene encoding uncharacterized protein LOC726260 isoform X3: MDFEWLEPKLPSFFDEKKFLLGQQMFYNNAFTMMIAKLCGLLSLFTIPSIKNVLMFTGQSSTLCAAFHRYVSTIFHNWIWYGKRPGIEKEFLESLKIVRKKHCIAFRRSSEAGLNRVSQLDMALTQFGFMGFTLLGGDYLGVNNNFEELEGLIHFWRVIGNMLGMEDKYNICSGSVEETLILCRRLLDEVFLPSLASSDKDFEEMSRVLIESLWCVNPYLNSTAFIQFTLIFASSIATNNNHSLKIAPSNMSWYSRFILNLQLFTHKYLLSSSYWWSRFFRLFFNSQIRLAIYLTENLPFLAFWNYGIKHSYVNIYKYHVNIRS; the protein is encoded by the exons ATGGATTTCGAATGGCTGGAACCAAAATTGCCGTCCtttttcgacgaaaaaaaatttcttcttggtCAGCAGATGTTTTATAACAACGCTTTCACCATGATGATTGCCAAACTATGtggattattatctttattcacTATTCCATCGATCAAGAATGTTTTAATGTTCACTGGACAAAGTAGTACACTATGTGCCGCGTTTCATAGATACGTATCCACTATTTTCCACAATTGGATTTGGTATGGAAAAAGACCCGGTATAGAAAAAGA aTTTCTCGAGTCGTTGAAAATTGTGCGAAAAAAACATTGCATAGCGTTTCGAAGAAGTTCAGAAGCAGGGCTAAACAGAGTCTCGCAACTGGATATGGCATTGACTCAATTTGGATTCATGGGTTTCACCCTTTTGGGCGGTGACTATCTTGGGGTGAATAACAATTTCGAGGAACTAGAAGGACTGATTCACTTCTGGCGAGTCATTGGCAATATGTTGGGCATGGAAGACAA ATACAACATATGCAGTGGAAGCGTTGAAGAAACACTTATTCTTTGTAGACGACTTCTAGACGAAGTTTTCCTTCCATCACTCGCATCTAGTGATAAAGATTTCGAGGAAATGAGTCGTGTTTTAATCGAATCTCTATGGTGTGTGAATCCTTATTTGAATTCAACCGCTTTCATCCAATTCACACTTATTTTTGCATCAAGTATTGCtacgaataataatcattcgttaaaaatag cTCCGTCAAATATGTCGTGGTACAGCAGGTTTATATTGAATCTTCAGTTATTTACACACAAATACCTGCTATCATCTTCTTATTGGTGGTCCAGATTCTTCAGGCTGTTCTTCAATAGTCAAATTCGATTGGCGATTTATTTGACGGAAAATTTGCCATTTCTGGCTTTCTGGAACTACGGTATAAAACATTCTTacgtcaatatatataaatatcacgtCAATATCCGATCTTAA
- the LOC100578651 gene encoding uncharacterized protein LOC100578651, whose protein sequence is MSSNECNRKSNIVFKKNARVPCNCGWEVRFGYGVAVTLAIFEAKRFFMLILEIFAEWQIIRFAGGLRPVVFTLTNVSLGLPTALITVRNIRKRKVPHCCAKKRRTLQCLLIVIAICAIMNAATIVSIGYHISVRQETLIDIFNNSMHLYASTASHKYAIDEIQFIFQCCGHSSYADWFLFDWQGVDYASREEMAIHSPISDEEYRDKSVPFSCCNLHAMSPCEHTQISENDIRTINMNGCVEVMSPVILRIVIVAYVMTSTLVIIQFFLAFLISKMIRKLLCGTCRMYHFPKSFANESTSASLDSSSSETERRSSTSSSNWESRHAKKRDKRKRIDKQVSTKSISFKRKDSLKRDLNTSSSPFDSSPKSGKRSTRFSKIFGAARIKPSAHEQHTISKKRMYDDETR, encoded by the exons ATGTCGAGCAACGAGTGCAACCGGAAAAGCAACAtagtatttaagaaaaatgcaAGAGTTCCGTGCAACTGTGGATGGGAGGTGAGATTCGGTTATGGTGTCGCGGTTACCCTGGCCATCTTCGAGGCAAAACGGTTTTTCATGTTGATCCTGGAGATATTCGCCGAATGGCAGATCATTCGATTCGCTGGTGGTCTGCGACCAGTCGTATTTACCTTGACGAACGTCAGCTTGGGTCTGCCGACTGCTCTGATCACGGTCCGTAATATACGGAA ACGAAAGGTGCCACATTGTTGCGCGAAAAAAAGACGAACACTGCAATGCCTGCTTATAGTGATCGCGATATGCGCCATAATGAACGCCGCCACCATAGTCTCCATAGGATATCACATAAGCGTCAGGCAGGAGACACtgatcgatattttcaacaattcgaTGCACTTGTACGCGAGTACAGCATCGCACAAGTACGCGATCGACGAGATACAGTTCATCTTTCAGTGCTGCGGCCATTCCTCTTACGCAGATTGGTTCCTCTTTGACTGGCAG GGTGTGGATTATGCCTCGCGAGAGGAAATGGCAATTCACAGTCCGATATCCGACGAAGAATATAGGGACAAAAGTGTCCCGTTTAGCTGCTGCAATTTACATGCAATGTCACCGTGCGAGCACACGCAAATATCGGAAAACGATATCAGAACTATAAACATGAATGGTTGTGTCGAAGTCATGAGTCCTGTTATTCTCAGGATCGTGATCGTGGCCTATGTCATGACCAGCACATTGGTGATCATTCAGTTTTTTTTAGCTTTTTTAATCTCAAAg ATGATACGGAAACTTTTATGCGGGACGTGTCGCATGTATCATTTTCCCAAGTCCTTTGCCAATGAGTCTACCAGCGCGTCGTTGGATAGCTCAAG TTCAGAGACGGAAAGGCGCTCAAGCACATCCTCCTCGAACTGGGAATCACGGCATGCGAAGAAACGCGATAAACGTAAACGAATCGATAAACAAGTGTCGACGAAAAGCATCTCTTTTAAACGTAAAGACAGCTTGAAAAGGGATTTGAACACCTCCTCTTCACCGTTCGATTCTTCGCCGAAAAGTGGGAAACGTTCTACCCGTTTCAGTAAGATTTTCGGTGCCGCCAGGATCAAACCGAGCGCCCACGAGCAACACACGATATCCAAAAAACGAATGTACGACGATGAAACGCGTTGA